In Nocardioides sp. WS12, the DNA window CACCCCGACGCCGGCAAGTCCACGCTGACCGAAGCGCTGGCGCTCCACGCGCGGGTGATCACCGAGGCCGGAGCGGTCCACGGCAAGGGTGACCGCCGTGCCACGGTGTCGGACTGGATGGCGATGGAGAAGGCCCGAGGTATCTCGATCACCTCAGCCGCGCTGCAGTTCGTCTACCGCGACCACGTCATCAACCTGGTCGACACCCCCGGCCACAGCGACTTCTCCGAGGACACCTACCGGGTGCTCTCGGCGGTCGACTCGGCCGTGATGCTCGTCGACGCCGGTAAGGGCCTGGAGCCGCAGACACTCAAGCTGTTCAAGGTGTGCGCGCTGCGCGGCATCCCGGTGATCACGGTCATCAACAAGTGGGACCGGCCCGGCCTCCACGCGCTCGAACTGATGGACCTGATCCAGGAGAAGATCAAGCTCCGTCCCACTCCCCTGACCTGGCCGGTCGGCGAGGCCGGTGACTTCCGGGGCGTGCTGGACCGTCGTACGGGCGAGTTCGTGAAGTACACCCGCACCGCCGGTGGCGCGACCCGCGCACCCGAGAAGCGGATGGGCGCTGACGAGGTCGAGGAGAACGACGCCCAGGTGTGGGCGCACGCCGTCGAGGAGCACGAACTGCTCTCGCTCGACGACGCGGACCACGACCAGGAGCGCTTCCTCGCCGGCGAGACGACGCCCGTCATGTTCGCCTCGGCGCTGCAGAACTTCGGCGTCGCGCAACTGCTGGACCTGCTGCTGGACCTCGCCCCCGAGCCCCACGAGACCCCGGGTGTCGACGGCTCGGTACGCCAGGTCGACGACGACTTCAGCGCGTTCGTGTTCAAGGTGCAGTCCGGCATGAACAACGCCCACCGCGACCGACTGGCCTACGCGCGCATCGTGTCCGGCTCCTTCGAGCGCGGCATGATCGTCACCCACGCCGCCAGCGGCCGCCCGTTCGCGACGAAGTTCGCGCAGGCCGTGTTCGGCCGCGACACCACCTCGGTCGAGACCGCTGAGCCCGGCGACATCATCGGCTTCGTCAACGCCCAGGCGCTGCGGGTGGGCGACACCGTGTACGTCGGCGACGCGATCGAGTATCCGCCGGTGCCCTCGTTCGCGCCGGAGCACTTCATGACCGCCACCGCGGGCGACATCAGCCGCTACAAGCAGTTCCGCAAGGGCATCGAGCAGCTGGACCAGGAGGGCGTGGTGCAGGTGCTGCGCTCCGACCTGCGTGGCGACCAGTCGCCGGTGTTGGCAGCCGTCGGGCCCATGCAGTTCGAGGTGGTCGAGGACCGGATGCTCAACGAGTTCAACTCGCCGATCCGTTTCTCGCGGCTCGACTACCAGGTCGCGCGCCTGACCGACGCTGACGGCGCTTCCGCGCTCTCGGGGATCCGTGGCGTCGAGGTGCTGCAGCGCAGCGACGGCTCCTACCTGGCGCTGTTCGTCGACCGCTGGCGGGCGCAGGTCACCGCGCGGGACAACCCGACGGTGATGCTCGAAGAGCTGCCGGCCGGCGGTAACTGACCCGCCTCAGTGGCCGTGACCGTGGCCGTGCTCGTCGTCGCGATGGTCATGGCCGTGCGGTCGGGCGAGGAAGGCATCCGCCCGCTCCTCGACCTCGACGGTGCTGAGCGCTGCACCAGCGCTGAGGACGGCTTCGAGCGCGGCCGCCCAGCTCTCCCAGTAGGGCCGGTCCTCGTCGGCGGCGATCTGCGCGATCAGCTGCTGCCGGAAGTCCTCCCACGCGAACCGTCCGTCCTGGCACAGCGCCAGCACGATGCCGAACGCGCGGCGTTCCCACGGCGCATCGAACACGATGGCGCCGTTGTCGCGCGGCGGGGAGACGGGTCCTTCGAGATCGACGTCGATCGTCGCCTGCTCAGCCTGTCCCGTCATGAGGCAGGCACCTTCGCGACCGCGACGCCGATCATGGAGTCCCGGCTGACCAGCGCAGCCAGCTCCTCGGCGCCCAGAGCCTCGGTGCCGGGCGGGCGTTCCGGGATCACGAGGTAGCGCGCTTCGGCCGAGCTGTCCCACACCCGGACCTTCTTGGTCGCCGGCACCTCGAGGCCCATCTCGCCGAGGAGCTTGCGTGGCTCGGCGACCATCCGCGACCGGTAGGCATCCGATTTGTACCAAGTCGGCGGGAGCCCCAGGACCGGCCACGGGTAACACGAGCAGAGCGTGCACACGACGACATTGTGGACCTCGGGGGTGTTCTCGACCGCGACGATCATCGCGCCCTCGGGACCACCGAAGCCGAGCTCGGCGATCGCCTTGGTGCCGTTGGCGAACAGTCGCTCCCGGAAGGCGGGGTCGGTCCAGGCGCGGGCGACGACCTTCGCGCCATTGAGCGGGCCGACGTTCGTCTCGTAGTGCTCGACGATCCTGTCGACGACCGCGGGGTCCACCAGCCCCTTCTCCACGAGCAACGACTCGACCGCCTCGACCCGGATCGCGCGCGCGTCGTCGGCGGTCATCGTGCCTCCAGGTAGGACTCGAACAGTTCGATGCGGACCTCGGTGTCGGGCTCCGCAGCCTCGCCCCACAGGTCACGGCCGTCGAACGCCACCGTGTAGACGTGCTGGGGTCGGCTCCGGCGGCCCACCGCCCGCGCATCCGAGAACCGTGCGGCCCCGCTGGCGGCGACGATCGTGCCGGGCTTCCCGGTGACGTAGCCGGGTTGGCGCGTGTGGGTCTCGATGCGCACCGAGCGCACCCGGACGGCGTCCCCGACCTTGAAGCGAGGCCGACGGATCGTCGTACGACGGCCGCCGATGAGGCGCGGCATCACCTGTGCGGCCATGAAGCGCGGGAGAGTCGGGTGGGCGACCAGCTTCAGGGCGGTGCCTGCCATGGCCGTCTGGAACTTCCGCACCCGGCGTCCGGGCAGGGACGGTTCGCCGTCGATGCGGGCCTGCACCTCGCCCGACCTGAGCCAGCCCAGCTGTTCCAGTTGCAGCTCGAGCCCCCGCAGCCAACGCCAGTAGTACGGCGCCAGGTAGTCCTCGCGGGAGATCTGCTCCATCGCCCAGCGGGCCGAGTCAAGGTCCGGTCCGGTGGGGTTGAGGACCCCGCTGACGAAGACCGTGCAGCCGAAGGCGCGGCGCTCCCAGTCGGCGTGGAAGGCCGGCTCCCCGGGCTCGTGCGCGACCGGGCCGTAGAACTCGGCGCGGCCGCCCATGTCCGCCAGCGTCGTCATCTGCCGAAGATAGCGGCTGGCGGTCGCTCCCGGGATCCCTTCGTTACGAGGGGTCGCGGCGTTCGCGCATCACCAGCGTCTGGATCGCGACGCCGATGGGGCCGTGGGCGTCGTACAGGCGGGTCAGGGTCGTACCGACGCCGCTGCCGTCGGGCTGCGTCGCCGACGACAGGCCGATCCACTCGCCCACGGGTGCGCGGTGCAGGTGCACGTTGAGGTCGGCGTTGGAGAAGAGGTACTTGTCGGGCGGGAGCACCCAGCTGAGCCCGTTGCCGAAGTCGGCTGCGGCGACGGCGCGCATGGCGGCCGAGGTCGCCTCGCCTTCGATCAGCGGCACCGACGGCCGGAACCAGGCGGCGGCCGGCCCGGGCTGCGTGGTGTCACCCTGCGCGACCAGAATCTCCATGGCGGTCTCGTAGAAGGAGATGCCGCGGGGCATGCCCGGGATGAGCAGGCGCTGGGTGCAGTCGTCGGGGCCGGGCAGGAGTTGCGCCGGCTCCCAGCCCGGGACGTCCGGAAGGTCGAACGCCTGTCCCCGGATGAGCAGGGCATGCGCCCGCGCCACGAGTACGTCGCCGGCGAGCAGTTCGATCGTGACGCGGGTCGTGGAGCGGGCGGGATGGACCTCGGTCCTCGTGGTCAGCGGCGCGACCGGCACGGGCTTGATCAGCTCGATGGTCAGCCGCGAGAGCTGCCAACCGGGCTCGTCGACTGCGGACTCGGCGAGGTGCGCCAGCAAGCCGCCGGCGGCGCCGCCGTGCTGGGCGCGTTCGTCCCACGGGCCGCGGGACAGGACGCTGGGCAGCCACGTCTCCCCCTCGCGGGTGAAGACGGCCGTGGCCTCACTCATCGCCGGTGTCGCCGCTGTCGTCGGGCGCATCGGTGATCGGCGTGATCCACGACTGGTGGGTCGCGGAGTTCTTGGTGATCGCGAGCAGGTCGTCCATGTGCGGCTCGAGGCCGGTGACCTTGTCGAGCGGGACGCCGATGATCAGCTGGAACCCGAGGCCCTTCCAGGCCTGCACGGCACGCCCGGCGAACTCGGAGTCGGCCTTCACGAAGCCTTCGTCGAGGAAGACCGGCGCGAACCGCGGGCGGTGCCGCATCTCGTCGCCGAGCCGGAACCGCAGCGCCGAGCCGACGATGAAGGCGACCAGCTCCTGGCTCTCGCCGCCGGACTTCTCCCCCAGCGTTCGGTACGTCGCCCGGAGCTCGCCGGTCAGGTGGTCATAGCGTTCGGCGCTGATCTCCACGTGGCGCCGCACGTCGAGGAGCCGATCGCGGTCACTCGTGACCGGGCCGGCTTCGCCTGCCTGGGCGGGCTTGCGCAGCTGGTTCATGAACCCGCTCAGCAGCGTGAACCGCTTCTCCAGGTCGGCCTCGGCGAGCTCGGTGGTGACGCCGGAGGACAGCGCACGGAGGTCCTTCATGAAGACCTGGACATGCGCCGGCGAAAGTCGCCGCAACCGGATCCGCAGCCGGTCACTCGACAGGCCACCGAACTCGAGGCGCCGCAGGATCGCGTTGATCGGCTCGAGCCGGTCCTCGATCTCCTCGATCGAGGCGGCCATCGCGCCAACGAGAGGCACGAGGTCCTGGCCACTCCATTCGGTGAGCCGGCGTCGCCACTCGGAGCGCCGGTCGGCGAGGCCCTTGCCGCGGATCTCGTCGAGGATCCGCGCGTAGTCCGGGTAGGAGTCGGCGGTGCCGCCGAGGTTCGGCGAGTCCCACTGGAACTTGTAGTGCTTGAAGATCAGGGCGAGGTCTTCCTCGCACCGGCGGATCTCGGCCTCGACCTCGCCGACGGCGCCCCGCAGGCGTTCACCGAGTCGGTGCGCGTTGTCGCTGAACCGGTCGAGGTCCTCCGGGTCCGCGGGTGCCGCAGCAGCCGCGAAGTCGGCCGCCAGTGCGGCTGCCTGCTCGTCGGTCAACTCAACCGCACCACCAGACTCCATCGCCTGGAGCCGGTCATTGACCATGTCCTCGGACTCGACGAGCTCGCCGTGCGCGGAGTTCAGGTCCTTCTGCGCCTGCTCCAGCCCGAACCGCTGCTGCCGGGTCGACTCGAGGCGGACGACCAGGTCGTCGATCTGCGCCTGCAGCACCTGCAGCTGGTCGTCGGAGGTGAGGATGTCGGAGCGGCGCTGCTCGAGCTCGGCGATCCGCCGGTCACTGCCCGTCACGTCGACGTCGTCGAAGCGCACCATCGCGATGGCGTCGTACGCCTTGCGCTGGAACTCCAGCAGGCTCGCCCGCCGGTCCAGCTCGGCGATCCGGACGTCGAGCTCCTCGAGCTTCCGCTCGCTCGCGGCCAGCTGGGCGTCGATCTCGGCGATGGCGTCGCCGTTGGAGAAGCCGATGATGCTGCGCTGGTCGTTGCGCCCGTGCGTACCGCGCAGGCCATTACGGGTCTGACCGGACGCGGTCACCCGGAAGCCGCCGCCGTCGAGGCCGTCGGCGGTCTCGACGCACAGGGCGTTGCGGGCGGATTCCTCGACGTGCTGCTGCACCCAGCCGGCGAACGGCGAGTCCTTGAAGAGCAGCTTGCCGGCGATCCGCTCGGGGTCGGACGGCCCGGTCTCGGGGAGGTCGAGCTCGACGCCCTGGAACGTCAGCCGACCGCGCAGGCGAACCCCGTCGATCGCGGACGAGAAGTCCTTGAGCCGGTCGAGCGGCACCAGCATCATCCGGGCCGTACCGCCGAGGACGGTCTCGATGGCGGTCCGCCACCGCGCCTCTTCGGGCGCGACGTCGATCAACTCAGCGACGAACGGGAGCTCCTCGACGCTGAGCCCGCTGGCCGCAGCGACCTCGGCACGCAGCTCGTGGAGGTGCGCCGGCACCCGACCGGCGCGGGACTCCAGCGAGTCCCGCTCGCGGCGCAGGCTGCCCTGGTCGTTCTTCAGCGGCACCAACCCGTCGCGCACCTTGTCGCGCTCGGCGCGGAGAGCGGCCTGCTGCTCGTCGCCGTGGGCGAGCCGCTTGCGCGCCTGCACCTGGAGCTCGGCGAACGCCGAGGCGGAGTCGAGGGCGACCTCGAGGTCGGGGGCGTCGGCGTCGGTGAGCCCGACGAGCGGGTAGACCCGCTCCTCGAGCTCGGCGAGGCGGTTGCCGCGTTCCTCGCGGATGACGCGTTCGTGGTCGATCTGCGCGGCAAGCGCCTGCAGGTCTCCCCCGCCGGCCGCCCGGTGCGCCTCCTTGGCGGCCTCCAGGTCGCTGGCCAGCGTGGACTCCAGCGCCCGCGCGGTGGTCAGGCTCCCGGTGGTCGCGCTGCGGGCCGCCCGGTTGCTGCCGACCTCGGCCTCGAGGAGGCGCCGGTGGGTGCGCAGCAACCAGAGCCGCAGGGGCGTGTCACCGGCGAGCGTGACGCCGTACGAATCGAGCTCTGCGCGCCTCCGGGTCGCCACGACCCGACGCTCGTGCAGGTCGGTGATCGGCTCGAGCAGCTCGAGCTTCTGCTCCTCGGTGCGCATTGCGACGTACGCCGCGTCGAGGTCGTCGAAGTGCTCGATGGCCCGGTCAGCAGCGGCGTACGTCGCCGGCCGCTCCAGCACCATGTCCTTGTAGAGCTCGTCGACGCTGCGCACCTGGTTGCCGGCCTGGATCCGCGCGAGCAGCCGCAGCGCCTTCGCGCCGTCCCCGTTCGCACCGATGCCGAGCCGCGCGTGCAGGACGGCGGAGTACTCCGCATAGGTCCGGTGCACGCGGATGCCGGGGAAGAGCTTCTTGAGGGTGTTCGCGTGGAAACGCTCGGGTACGGCGACCTCGAGCGCGTCGAGCGCGAGCGCCCCCTCGTGGGTGGTGAGCTGCATCTGCACCTCACCGGAACGGGTGGCGCGGCGCGGGACGTAGTAGGTCCGCAGCGCCGTGAACCGGCCGCCCTGGTCGTTGACGAACGTCATCGCGACGGCACCCCAGGTGTCGGTGCCCTTGCCCCGCAGCAACTGCTCCTCGGGTCGCCCGGTCTTCGGGTTGTCGATCACATCGACGGCACCGCGCAGGTACGACAGCAGGTTCCGCTGCCCGACGCTCCGCGCCCGCCCGGCGACGGCGTCGTTGGAGGCACCGTTGAACTTGGTGTCCGACGGCATCATCAGCGCCGTGTAGGCGTCGAGGATCGTGCTCTTCCCGACGCCCGAGGCGCCGGAGATCATGGTCGTGTCGCCGCGCAGCGGGACGACGGTCAGTCCCCCGAACCCACCCCAGTTGACCAACTGCAACAACGACGCCCGCCACTGCACCGTGTCGTCCGCCGGCGTCGCCACGACGTCCTCAAGAAACAACCCGTCTTCCGGCAAGTTCGTCGAGTAGTCCGAGCCGCCAGGCGAGGACGTATCGAGACGCTCCTGATCGATGCTCACTGGCCCTCCAAGTTCGTCGAGCCGTCAGCCAAGTTCGTCGAGTAGTCCGAGCCGCCAGGCGAGGACGTATCGAGACGCCCGAGACCCTCCTCGAAAAGGTCCGCATCCTCTTCAGCCACGACCTCGGTTCCGTTCGCCTTCTGCAACGCCTCCAGCAGCTCGGCCAGCAGCTCCAGCGGCATCAACGGCTCCACGGCCTCACTGATCTCGTACCGGTCATCCCCGACCGCACCGATGAGCAGCCCGGACTTCACGACCGAAGCAACCGCATTGCGCGCCCGCTTCTCGTCCCCGGCCTCGTCGGTGGCGTGCATCGGGCGGAACGTCGCGATGTAGTCGACGATGTCCTCGCGGTCGATGAACACCCGCACGTCCCCACTCGCGACCCCGGCCCGCAACCGGTCGCGCAGGTGCACGAGCACCAGCGTCTCCTCGCGGGTCCACGCGGCGTCGTACAACAGGGTCGGGAAGCGGCTGGCAGTCTCGGAGATCGCCTGGCGCTTCCACGCCACCTCCCGGCCGCGGTCGATGGCGAGGTCGAGGAAGAGGTCGTTGAGCCGCGACCGCAGGACGCGCTCGTTCTCGACCAGCACCTGCCAGTCACGCGGGTGGGTGCGCGCGCTGATGAAGCGCTGCTTGAGGAGCGTCACGAGCGCGTGCCGCTGCCCGTACTCCAGCCCACCCTCATCCCCCTCGAACAACGAGACCGAGTCGTCCTCGAACTCGCCTTCGTCCCGGTGGTTGAGGTGCGAGGAGCGCAAGCGACGAGCCTCGAAACCCCCGGCCTCACCATCGTCCGCCAAACTCGTCGAGAAGTCCGAGCCGCCAGCGTCAGCCAAGTTCGTCGAGTAGTCCGAGCCGCCAGGCGAGGACGTATCGAGACGCCCCCCGTCCTCGTCCCGGTGGTTGAGGTGCGAGGCCGCCCGCGGCCGAGCCTCGAAACCCCCGGGCTCTACATCCAACTCGGTCATCGGCGCGACTCACTCTCAGTCAGGTCAGGGTCAGGAATCGCCATCCGCGGCACCGAGAACGTCCGCTTCGACCCATCCGGTCGTACGGCGGCGAACTCCTCCGCCACGTCCTCGGTCTCCCACGCATGGTCGGCGGCCAGGTGCAGCAGGCCGAAGATCTCCACGGGCCGGCGCAGCGACGGCTCGAGCCCGTCGAACAGTTCACCCAACGAGCCAGCAGGCAACAACGCACCCAGCGCATCCGACAACCGCTGCCGCAGAACCGAAAGCTGCGGCCCACCCTGCGCCATCAGCTCAGCGAGGGACAACGAGGGTCCGTCGTCAGACTCCGCAACACCAAGCCGCTCCGGCAGTACGTCGTCCGCCGGGTCGTAGAACCGCTCGCGGAGGTGATCCAGGTTGGTCCGCAACGGCAACAAGGAGACGTCGTGGGTGGCGCGCGGCCCAGTGGTCGCCATCCAGCCCATCAGCTCGGACTCGACCTGCCGCAGCGTCTGCTCGAGCTCGCGATCGCGCGCGGCATCGTGGGACACGATGTACTCCCGCAACGTCGCCGTCACCCGCGACCGCTGGGCGAGCACCCGGTCCAGTCCGTCCCGCACGAGCCGGACGGTTCCCCGCAGCTCGGCACGGTCGGCGTCGCCCAGGATCCCGTCGGACAGCGGGTGGTCGAGCAGCGCGGTGAGGTCCTCGCGGAGCTGCGTGACGAGCGCGTCGTCGCGCAGCAGCGCGAACGCCCCTTCGAACGCCCGCCCTTCGTGGGTGGCGGTCATCAGCGCGTCGGCGCGGGCGAGGTAGTCGTCGATGACCTGACCGGCTGGCCGGTCCTCAGCCCGGAATGCGGCCAGGATCTCGCCGCGGATGGTCGCGAACCGCTCCTCGACCCGGGCGAAGTCACTGGGCAGTGCGGAGATCAGGGAGAGGAGTTCGGTGTACCCCTCGAGCATGTAGTCCTCGGTGGCGCTGACCATCTCTGCCCCGTCGACCAACCGGTCCCGCTCGGCCTTGAGCCGCGCGATCTCCTCGTTGAGCAGGGTGACCCGAGCGCCACGGTCAGGGTTCGCCTCGGAGTTGAACCGCCGCACCGTGCCGAGGATGGTCGCGATCCGGTGCTCACTGAGCGTCGCCCGGTCGCGGGTCATGGACTTCACCAGCTCGAGCGCCTGTTGCGCGTGCGAGGTCAGCGTGTAGACCTCGTTGCCGACCTCGTCGAGCGATCGCACCAGCCACTGCCCGCGCATCCACCGCTGACAGATGTCCCGCCCACTGCCCGCCGGTACGTCGCTCTCCCCCGCAGCACGAATCGCGGCGAGGTGCTCCTCGACCTGGCTGTGCAGTCGGGCCGTCGGGATCGGCTTGTTGTTCCGCCCGAACGCCGCCCGGAAGATCGTGATCACCACCGGCGCCTGC includes these proteins:
- a CDS encoding DUF4194 domain-containing protein codes for the protein MRSSHLNHRDEGEFEDDSVSLFEGDEGGLEYGQRHALVTLLKQRFISARTHPRDWQVLVENERVLRSRLNDLFLDLAIDRGREVAWKRQAISETASRFPTLLYDAAWTREETLVLVHLRDRLRAGVASGDVRVFIDREDIVDYIATFRPMHATDEAGDEKRARNAVASVVKSGLLIGAVGDDRYEISEAVEPLMPLELLAELLEALQKANGTEVVAEEDADLFEEGLGRLDTSSPGGSDYSTNLADGSTNLEGQ
- a CDS encoding peptide chain release factor 3, producing the protein MSDTRPRRTFAVISHPDAGKSTLTEALALHARVITEAGAVHGKGDRRATVSDWMAMEKARGISITSAALQFVYRDHVINLVDTPGHSDFSEDTYRVLSAVDSAVMLVDAGKGLEPQTLKLFKVCALRGIPVITVINKWDRPGLHALELMDLIQEKIKLRPTPLTWPVGEAGDFRGVLDRRTGEFVKYTRTAGGATRAPEKRMGADEVEENDAQVWAHAVEEHELLSLDDADHDQERFLAGETTPVMFASALQNFGVAQLLDLLLDLAPEPHETPGVDGSVRQVDDDFSAFVFKVQSGMNNAHRDRLAYARIVSGSFERGMIVTHAASGRPFATKFAQAVFGRDTTSVETAEPGDIIGFVNAQALRVGDTVYVGDAIEYPPVPSFAPEHFMTATAGDISRYKQFRKGIEQLDQEGVVQVLRSDLRGDQSPVLAAVGPMQFEVVEDRMLNEFNSPIRFSRLDYQVARLTDADGASALSGIRGVEVLQRSDGSYLALFVDRWRAQVTARDNPTVMLEELPAGGN
- the nthB gene encoding nitrile hydratase subunit beta yields the protein MTTLADMGGRAEFYGPVAHEPGEPAFHADWERRAFGCTVFVSGVLNPTGPDLDSARWAMEQISREDYLAPYYWRWLRGLELQLEQLGWLRSGEVQARIDGEPSLPGRRVRKFQTAMAGTALKLVAHPTLPRFMAAQVMPRLIGGRRTTIRRPRFKVGDAVRVRSVRIETHTRQPGYVTGKPGTIVAASGAARFSDARAVGRRSRPQHVYTVAFDGRDLWGEAAEPDTEVRIELFESYLEAR
- a CDS encoding nitrile hydratase accessory protein; translated protein: MTGQAEQATIDVDLEGPVSPPRDNGAIVFDAPWERRAFGIVLALCQDGRFAWEDFRQQLIAQIAADEDRPYWESWAAALEAVLSAGAALSTVEVEERADAFLARPHGHDHRDDEHGHGHGH
- a CDS encoding SbcC/MukB-like Walker B domain-containing protein: MSIDQERLDTSSPGGSDYSTNLPEDGLFLEDVVATPADDTVQWRASLLQLVNWGGFGGLTVVPLRGDTTMISGASGVGKSTILDAYTALMMPSDTKFNGASNDAVAGRARSVGQRNLLSYLRGAVDVIDNPKTGRPEEQLLRGKGTDTWGAVAMTFVNDQGGRFTALRTYYVPRRATRSGEVQMQLTTHEGALALDALEVAVPERFHANTLKKLFPGIRVHRTYAEYSAVLHARLGIGANGDGAKALRLLARIQAGNQVRSVDELYKDMVLERPATYAAADRAIEHFDDLDAAYVAMRTEEQKLELLEPITDLHERRVVATRRRAELDSYGVTLAGDTPLRLWLLRTHRRLLEAEVGSNRAARSATTGSLTTARALESTLASDLEAAKEAHRAAGGGDLQALAAQIDHERVIREERGNRLAELEERVYPLVGLTDADAPDLEVALDSASAFAELQVQARKRLAHGDEQQAALRAERDKVRDGLVPLKNDQGSLRRERDSLESRAGRVPAHLHELRAEVAAASGLSVEELPFVAELIDVAPEEARWRTAIETVLGGTARMMLVPLDRLKDFSSAIDGVRLRGRLTFQGVELDLPETGPSDPERIAGKLLFKDSPFAGWVQQHVEESARNALCVETADGLDGGGFRVTASGQTRNGLRGTHGRNDQRSIIGFSNGDAIAEIDAQLAASERKLEELDVRIAELDRRASLLEFQRKAYDAIAMVRFDDVDVTGSDRRIAELEQRRSDILTSDDQLQVLQAQIDDLVVRLESTRQQRFGLEQAQKDLNSAHGELVESEDMVNDRLQAMESGGAVELTDEQAAALAADFAAAAAPADPEDLDRFSDNAHRLGERLRGAVGEVEAEIRRCEEDLALIFKHYKFQWDSPNLGGTADSYPDYARILDEIRGKGLADRRSEWRRRLTEWSGQDLVPLVGAMAASIEEIEDRLEPINAILRRLEFGGLSSDRLRIRLRRLSPAHVQVFMKDLRALSSGVTTELAEADLEKRFTLLSGFMNQLRKPAQAGEAGPVTSDRDRLLDVRRHVEISAERYDHLTGELRATYRTLGEKSGGESQELVAFIVGSALRFRLGDEMRHRPRFAPVFLDEGFVKADSEFAGRAVQAWKGLGFQLIIGVPLDKVTGLEPHMDDLLAITKNSATHQSWITPITDAPDDSGDTGDE
- a CDS encoding thioesterase family protein, with the protein product MSEATAVFTREGETWLPSVLSRGPWDERAQHGGAAGGLLAHLAESAVDEPGWQLSRLTIELIKPVPVAPLTTRTEVHPARSTTRVTIELLAGDVLVARAHALLIRGQAFDLPDVPGWEPAQLLPGPDDCTQRLLIPGMPRGISFYETAMEILVAQGDTTQPGPAAAWFRPSVPLIEGEATSAAMRAVAAADFGNGLSWVLPPDKYLFSNADLNVHLHRAPVGEWIGLSSATQPDGSGVGTTLTRLYDAHGPIGVAIQTLVMRERRDPS
- a CDS encoding DUF3375 domain-containing protein encodes the protein MSEIAGELARVKGAFAQPTLTLLHQRQAPVVITIFRAAFGRNNKPIPTARLHSQVEEHLAAIRAAGESDVPAGSGRDICQRWMRGQWLVRSLDEVGNEVYTLTSHAQQALELVKSMTRDRATLSEHRIATILGTVRRFNSEANPDRGARVTLLNEEIARLKAERDRLVDGAEMVSATEDYMLEGYTELLSLISALPSDFARVEERFATIRGEILAAFRAEDRPAGQVIDDYLARADALMTATHEGRAFEGAFALLRDDALVTQLREDLTALLDHPLSDGILGDADRAELRGTVRLVRDGLDRVLAQRSRVTATLREYIVSHDAARDRELEQTLRQVESELMGWMATTGPRATHDVSLLPLRTNLDHLRERFYDPADDVLPERLGVAESDDGPSLSLAELMAQGGPQLSVLRQRLSDALGALLPAGSLGELFDGLEPSLRRPVEIFGLLHLAADHAWETEDVAEEFAAVRPDGSKRTFSVPRMAIPDPDLTESESRR
- the nthA gene encoding nitrile hydratase subunit alpha, yielding MTADDARAIRVEAVESLLVEKGLVDPAVVDRIVEHYETNVGPLNGAKVVARAWTDPAFRERLFANGTKAIAELGFGGPEGAMIVAVENTPEVHNVVVCTLCSCYPWPVLGLPPTWYKSDAYRSRMVAEPRKLLGEMGLEVPATKKVRVWDSSAEARYLVIPERPPGTEALGAEELAALVSRDSMIGVAVAKVPAS